In Pedobacter heparinus DSM 2366, the following are encoded in one genomic region:
- a CDS encoding efflux RND transporter permease subunit, with amino-acid sequence MKNFFISHKNPLLVILILVLTGGCYVFFQLKTSLFPEITFPKVKIIAEAELQPVDKMVVTVTRPLENAVKQVPDLKLVRSNTSRGSCEISAYMNSNANIDLSQQRIESQIAKISATLPPGINISVERMNPSILPVSGYSLESNTKSAIELKQLATYTVKPFLSQVDGVSEIRIIGGKTKEYWLELDEQKMAALSISPETVSSILAQTNFIKSNGYLSDHNFLYLSVTDATVKTRAQLEDLTIGKMGNRMIRVKDIAQVKIQEGVTYTRVNANGREGILVAVIKQPNANLVDLSDQMELKINTLKKILPAGVNIKPYYVQADFVNESVKSVRDSLLIGLGLAIVVAIIFLRSLKASATILITIPVTLCLTLIVLYLVGYSLNIMTLGAIAAAIGLIIDDAIVVVEQIHRTHEEHPEEPTVTLLKKAIDYLFPAMLGSSVSTIVIFIPFVLMTGVAGSYFQVMTNTMIITLICSFFVTWIGLPVVYLLLTRDAGLNTVGKKREMHPVKTQKWISYFIHRPYISMIGVLLLVAAIVFIYPRLETGFLSEMDEGSIVLDYNSPPGTSLTETDRMLKGIEKELVKIPEVAAYSRRTGTQMGFFITEPNTGDYLIQLKANRTKSTDEVIAEIRRMIESTQPALVIDFGQVIGDMLGDLMSSTQPVELKIFGNDQKKLQALSKKVAVMITGIAGVADVFDGIVLSGPTVNIQPDFSALAQYGVSPASFQFQVQTALEGNIIGNLYDQQQLSPIRMIYPGSRQFGISNIEGLKIFMPNGKTVPIQGLARVTLSGGSAEVSRENLQSIGVVTARLDNRDLGSVMKDIQREVAANITLPAGYHIEYGGAYAEQQQSFRELLTILIASSLLVFSVILFLFKDFKIAFLILFIAVLGISGSYLALFITHTPLNVGSYTGLIMIVGIIAENAVFTFLQFKESLTIMNVDDSITYAISTRLRPKLMTALGAIIALFPLTLGIGAGAQLHQPLAIAVTGGFIVGLPLLLVVLPSMIRKLYH; translated from the coding sequence ATGAAGAACTTCTTTATCTCTCATAAGAATCCCCTGTTGGTTATACTGATCTTGGTACTAACAGGTGGCTGTTATGTTTTTTTTCAGCTAAAAACATCACTTTTCCCGGAAATTACTTTCCCAAAAGTAAAGATCATTGCCGAGGCCGAACTGCAGCCGGTTGATAAAATGGTGGTAACAGTTACCAGGCCACTTGAAAATGCGGTGAAGCAGGTGCCCGATTTAAAGCTGGTCAGAAGTAATACCAGCCGGGGCAGCTGTGAAATATCGGCCTACATGAACAGCAATGCGAACATCGATCTGAGCCAGCAAAGGATAGAATCGCAAATTGCCAAGATCAGTGCTACGCTTCCGCCGGGAATTAATATATCTGTCGAAAGGATGAACCCATCTATATTGCCGGTAAGTGGATATAGCCTGGAAAGCAACACCAAATCGGCTATAGAACTTAAACAATTGGCTACGTATACGGTTAAACCTTTTTTGTCGCAGGTAGATGGTGTTTCCGAGATCAGGATCATAGGCGGTAAAACAAAAGAATACTGGCTGGAACTGGACGAACAAAAAATGGCAGCCTTATCCATATCCCCTGAAACGGTGAGCTCCATTTTAGCACAGACAAATTTTATAAAATCAAATGGATATCTTTCGGATCACAACTTTTTGTATCTGTCCGTTACTGATGCTACAGTTAAAACCAGGGCACAACTGGAAGACCTGACCATTGGTAAAATGGGGAACCGCATGATAAGGGTTAAAGATATTGCACAGGTTAAAATACAGGAAGGTGTAACCTATACCAGGGTGAATGCAAATGGCAGGGAAGGGATCCTGGTTGCGGTAATTAAACAGCCCAATGCGAACCTGGTGGACCTGTCTGATCAGATGGAGCTGAAGATAAATACCCTTAAAAAAATCCTCCCGGCAGGGGTAAACATAAAGCCCTATTATGTGCAGGCCGATTTTGTAAATGAATCGGTAAAAAGTGTAAGGGATAGCCTGCTGATAGGTTTGGGGCTTGCAATTGTAGTTGCCATTATCTTTTTAAGATCTTTAAAGGCCAGTGCCACCATACTGATTACCATACCTGTAACCTTGTGTCTGACACTTATTGTTTTATACCTGGTAGGCTACTCTTTAAATATCATGACGCTGGGTGCTATAGCAGCCGCTATTGGTCTGATCATTGATGATGCGATTGTGGTTGTAGAGCAAATTCACCGGACGCATGAAGAGCATCCTGAAGAACCCACAGTAACACTCCTGAAAAAGGCCATCGATTATCTTTTTCCGGCAATGCTGGGCTCATCTGTAAGTACAATAGTTATATTTATACCTTTTGTATTAATGACCGGTGTGGCTGGTTCTTATTTTCAGGTGATGACCAATACCATGATTATTACGCTGATCTGTTCGTTTTTTGTAACCTGGATTGGTTTACCGGTAGTCTATCTGCTGCTTACACGGGATGCGGGGTTAAATACGGTGGGTAAAAAAAGGGAAATGCATCCTGTTAAGACCCAGAAATGGATCAGCTATTTTATACACCGGCCATATATCAGCATGATTGGCGTACTGTTACTTGTTGCTGCTATTGTTTTTATTTATCCGCGACTTGAAACAGGGTTTTTATCTGAAATGGATGAGGGGAGTATCGTACTGGACTATAATTCTCCGCCAGGTACATCTTTGACCGAGACCGACAGGATGCTTAAAGGGATAGAAAAAGAATTGGTGAAGATACCAGAAGTTGCCGCTTATTCGAGAAGGACAGGTACACAGATGGGTTTTTTTATTACCGAACCCAACACGGGTGATTACCTGATCCAGCTGAAAGCAAACAGGACCAAAAGTACGGATGAAGTGATTGCAGAAATCAGGCGTATGATCGAAAGTACCCAGCCGGCATTGGTGATAGATTTTGGACAGGTGATTGGGGATATGCTGGGCGACCTTATGAGTTCTACCCAGCCTGTTGAACTGAAAATATTTGGTAACGATCAGAAAAAGTTACAGGCTTTGTCGAAAAAGGTAGCTGTCATGATTACCGGGATAGCAGGTGTCGCCGATGTGTTTGACGGTATTGTCTTATCTGGTCCTACAGTAAATATACAACCCGATTTTTCTGCACTGGCGCAATATGGCGTTAGTCCGGCCAGCTTTCAGTTCCAGGTGCAAACCGCTTTGGAAGGTAATATAATTGGAAATTTGTATGATCAGCAGCAACTGTCCCCCATCCGGATGATCTATCCGGGAAGCAGGCAATTTGGTATCTCCAATATAGAGGGACTGAAAATATTTATGCCGAATGGAAAAACTGTTCCCATTCAGGGACTGGCCAGGGTAACACTAAGCGGAGGTAGTGCCGAAGTATCAAGGGAAAATTTGCAATCCATCGGTGTGGTTACTGCCCGTTTGGACAACAGGGACCTGGGGAGTGTAATGAAGGACATCCAAAGAGAAGTGGCTGCAAACATCACCTTGCCTGCCGGTTATCACATCGAATATGGTGGGGCTTATGCCGAACAGCAGCAATCGTTCAGAGAATTGCTGACCATACTTATAGCTTCCAGTTTACTGGTATTTAGTGTGATCCTGTTTTTATTTAAAGATTTTAAAATTGCATTTCTGATTTTATTTATCGCAGTACTAGGTATATCGGGTAGCTACCTTGCCTTGTTTATCACGCACACCCCTTTAAACGTTGGCAGTTATACGGGGCTGATCATGATTGTTGGGATCATTGCAGAAAATGCAGTGTTTACTTTTTTACAATTTAAAGAATCTTTGACCATCATGAATGTTGATGATTCCATTACTTATGCCATTTCAACACGTCTAAGACCCAAGTTGATGACTGCTCTGGGGGCTATAATTGCACTGTTCCCTTTAACCCTGGGCATTGGCGCCGGTGCCCAGCTGCATCAGCCGCTTGCTATAGCGGTTACGGGAGGTTTTATTGTTGGTCTTCCGCTATTGCTGGTAGTTTTACCGAGTATGATCAGGAAGCTGTACCATTAA
- a CDS encoding efflux RND transporter periplasmic adaptor subunit yields MKASYLFMPGMVLLLFNFACSQQDTSSEIAVVPGAPVEVGHISAGTLTDFVTLNAVSAYLQKSYVKANITGYVQSVAILQGQQVAPRQLLFSLITKEARAIGNAVNQLDPAFKFSGISNIRADQPGFVAMVNHQKGDYVQEGEALATISNQRSLVFLLDMPYELHQLVALNKNLELTLPDGEKLNGTVRGTLPSVDSASQTERIIIGVNPLKSLPEGLIALVKVIKLARPNAMVLPKSAVLANETEDEFWVMKMINDSTAVRVPVKRGIENDKQVEILSPVFNAGDRIIITGNYGIPDTAKVKVVKKL; encoded by the coding sequence ATGAAAGCTAGTTATTTATTTATGCCCGGCATGGTCCTGCTCTTGTTTAACTTTGCCTGCAGTCAGCAGGATACCAGCTCAGAAATAGCTGTAGTGCCGGGCGCGCCCGTTGAAGTAGGACATATATCTGCAGGTACTTTAACAGATTTTGTAACGTTAAACGCCGTATCTGCCTATCTGCAAAAGAGTTATGTAAAGGCAAATATTACGGGCTATGTTCAGTCGGTAGCTATACTGCAAGGCCAGCAGGTTGCACCACGTCAGCTGCTGTTTAGCCTCATTACCAAAGAGGCCAGGGCGATAGGGAATGCTGTTAACCAGCTTGATCCTGCTTTTAAGTTCTCCGGAATATCGAATATCAGGGCTGATCAGCCTGGTTTTGTCGCCATGGTGAACCATCAGAAGGGAGATTATGTGCAGGAAGGTGAGGCACTGGCTACCATCAGCAACCAACGGAGTCTTGTTTTTTTGCTGGATATGCCCTACGAATTGCATCAGCTGGTTGCACTTAACAAAAACCTGGAACTGACGCTTCCAGATGGGGAGAAGTTAAATGGAACGGTTCGGGGGACGTTACCATCAGTAGATTCGGCCTCGCAGACAGAACGGATAATTATTGGGGTAAATCCGTTGAAGTCTTTGCCAGAGGGGTTGATAGCCCTGGTAAAGGTAATTAAACTGGCCAGGCCGAATGCCATGGTACTGCCTAAATCGGCAGTGCTGGCCAATGAAACAGAGGACGAGTTTTGGGTGATGAAGATGATCAACGATTCAACAGCAGTGAGAGTACCGGTAAAAAGAGGGATCGAAAACGATAAGCAGGTGGAGATCTTAAGTCCTGTTTTTAATGCCGGCGACAGGATCATTATTACAGGGAATTATGGTATCCCAGATACGGCAAAGGTTAAAGTGGTTAAAAAGTTATGA
- a CDS encoding TolC family protein, translating to MRYLILLLICFFSLAAAAQSSGELSRDLNFFIQQALTLNPVSRDFKNQLLMTKIDSLRLRAGYLPQVTASSTGLYAPVINGYGYDEALTNAHTFDALLTANYNLINKGLKTNGQQQLLLQMDSIKYVAKRSELDLGKTIAEQYINAYASQQQVMFNLDVCNLLDREEVLLKQLTRSNAYRQTDYLTFLVTLKQQQLQLKQAELQFKNDYAALNYLTGIKDTSTVMLKEPVFRFEGNTLTNHPFFMQGFAIDSAKNSNERKAVVLNYLPKASVYINGGYNSSFLLQPYKNFGTSAGFTLSVPIYDGRQKKIQLDKLNLQAQTTTAYRDFFINQHRQQIDMLYQQITATEGLYVQIKDQIKFARSLVEVDLKLLRTGDVKIADLVIAINNYMAAQNQFRQTDINRLKLINQLNYWNR from the coding sequence ATGCGGTACCTTATTCTGCTATTGATCTGTTTTTTTTCTTTAGCGGCAGCAGCGCAAAGTTCTGGTGAGCTATCCAGGGACCTTAACTTTTTTATTCAGCAGGCCCTAACACTAAATCCGGTTAGCCGGGACTTTAAAAACCAGTTGCTGATGACTAAGATCGACAGTCTCCGGTTAAGGGCCGGATATCTTCCCCAGGTAACGGCAAGTTCAACCGGTTTATATGCTCCGGTGATCAACGGTTATGGTTATGATGAAGCTTTAACCAATGCACATACATTTGATGCCTTGCTTACGGCAAATTATAACCTGATCAATAAAGGGCTTAAAACAAATGGACAGCAGCAATTGCTGTTGCAAATGGATTCCATAAAGTATGTTGCTAAACGGTCGGAACTGGATTTGGGTAAGACTATAGCAGAGCAGTATATTAATGCCTATGCCAGTCAGCAACAGGTGATGTTTAACCTCGACGTTTGTAATTTGCTGGACAGGGAAGAAGTGCTGTTAAAACAGCTTACCCGGTCAAATGCCTATCGCCAAACGGATTACCTGACCTTTCTGGTTACACTAAAGCAGCAGCAATTGCAGCTAAAGCAGGCCGAACTGCAGTTCAAAAACGATTACGCGGCACTGAATTATTTAACCGGGATTAAAGATACCAGTACGGTCATGTTAAAAGAACCTGTATTCAGATTTGAAGGAAATACATTAACAAACCATCCTTTTTTTATGCAGGGTTTTGCTATCGATAGTGCTAAAAATAGCAATGAGCGTAAAGCTGTAGTACTCAATTACCTGCCAAAAGCAAGTGTTTATATAAATGGAGGGTACAATTCTTCTTTTCTGCTGCAGCCTTATAAGAACTTTGGCACAAGTGCCGGTTTTACCTTATCGGTTCCTATTTACGACGGACGGCAAAAGAAAATACAGCTGGACAAGCTGAATTTACAGGCGCAAACGACCACTGCATACCGGGATTTCTTTATAAACCAGCATCGGCAGCAGATAGATATGCTTTACCAGCAGATTACAGCAACAGAAGGCTTATATGTACAAATAAAAGACCAGATCAAATTTGCCAGGAGCCTGGTAGAAGTTGACCTGAAATTATTGCGTACCGGCGATGTAAAAATTGCAGATCTGGTGATTGCCATCAACAATTATATGGCCGCACAAAATCAGTTCAGACAAACAGATATCAATCGTTTAAAACTTATCAACCAGCTCAATTACTGGAACAGATGA
- a CDS encoding phosphatase PAP2 family protein, producing MAQLQDTLLLTAMPNSYKYTGMEPYKPGFTPFIIPAAFIGYGVITLAGDNLIRRLDYSTRNELQEDHPLFAAHADDYMQFAPAVAVYGLNLAGIKGKHSLLDATGIYVLSSAIMGGSVSILKRATHRERPDGSGFNSFPSGHTANAFAAAEFLKQEYKDISSWYGVAGYAVATATGTLRMYNNKHWFSDVVAGAGVGILSAKIAYLVYPKLKRLVLGKSTLQYNVVPSYQQHSIGLSLNGTF from the coding sequence ATGGCGCAGCTACAGGATACTTTATTGTTGACAGCAATGCCAAACAGCTATAAGTATACGGGTATGGAACCCTATAAGCCAGGTTTTACTCCTTTTATAATTCCGGCAGCATTTATTGGCTATGGTGTAATTACACTTGCCGGAGATAACCTGATCCGGAGGCTGGATTATAGCACCAGAAATGAGTTACAGGAAGACCATCCCTTATTTGCTGCGCATGCAGACGATTATATGCAGTTTGCCCCGGCAGTGGCTGTTTACGGGTTAAATCTGGCTGGCATAAAAGGAAAACACAGCTTGCTGGATGCTACAGGTATATACGTATTGTCTTCCGCCATTATGGGCGGTTCTGTTTCTATCTTAAAGCGTGCCACACATAGAGAACGCCCAGATGGCTCTGGTTTTAATTCTTTCCCTTCAGGACATACCGCCAATGCTTTTGCCGCGGCCGAGTTTTTAAAGCAGGAATATAAAGATATTTCGTCCTGGTATGGTGTGGCTGGTTATGCGGTGGCAACGGCTACCGGAACACTCAGGATGTATAACAATAAACATTGGTTTAGTGACGTAGTAGCGGGGGCTGGTGTTGGTATTCTGTCTGCCAAAATAGCTTATTTAGTTTATCCCAAGTTAAAAAGACTGGTGCTCGGTAAAAGTACTTTGCAGTATAATGTTGTACCTTCCTATCAGCAACATAGTATTGGACTCTCATTGAATGGAACATTTTAA
- a CDS encoding enoyl-CoA hydratase/isomerase family protein: protein MTEPLVLYTVSQRIATISINRPEKRNALNSELVARLTAAFVRASEDPAVKVVILKANGTTFSAGADLAYLQQLQQNSYEENLADSENLKRLFTTIYYLPKVVIAQVEGHAIAGGCGLATVCDIVFAVPEASFGYTEVKLGFVPAIVACFLLRKTSETIAKKLLLTGILFTAEEALSYGLITFVTKKEEISLNVNNFALSLCNEASANSLMVTKQLIGQTTNPELDNCLAAAVQLNASVRETEDFKKGVAAFISKEKINW, encoded by the coding sequence ATGACTGAACCCCTGGTTTTGTATACGGTAAGCCAGCGTATAGCTACCATATCTATTAACCGACCCGAAAAACGCAATGCATTAAATTCCGAGCTGGTAGCCCGGCTGACCGCTGCATTTGTAAGGGCATCGGAAGATCCTGCAGTTAAGGTGGTCATTTTAAAAGCCAATGGCACTACCTTTAGCGCGGGGGCCGATCTGGCTTACCTTCAGCAGCTTCAGCAAAACAGCTACGAGGAAAACCTGGCCGATTCTGAAAATTTAAAACGCCTGTTTACCACCATTTATTACCTGCCCAAAGTAGTGATTGCCCAGGTTGAAGGTCATGCCATTGCGGGCGGATGCGGTTTGGCAACGGTATGCGATATTGTATTTGCCGTGCCTGAAGCCAGCTTTGGCTATACCGAAGTAAAACTTGGTTTTGTACCAGCAATTGTAGCCTGTTTTTTATTGCGCAAAACCAGCGAAACCATCGCCAAAAAATTGTTGCTTACCGGAATTCTGTTTACTGCTGAAGAGGCTTTAAGCTATGGACTCATCACTTTTGTAACAAAGAAAGAAGAGATCAGTCTTAATGTAAACAATTTTGCATTAAGTTTGTGCAATGAAGCTTCTGCTAATTCGTTAATGGTAACTAAACAGCTGATCGGGCAGACCACAAATCCGGAACTCGATAATTGTCTGGCCGCGGCCGTACAGCTCAATGCCAGCGTTAGGGAAACTGAAGATTTTAAAAAAGGTGTTGCTGCCTTTATCAGCAAAGAAAAAATTAACTGGTAA
- a CDS encoding LTA synthase family protein has translation MLKSLLFFLRFFLFWLLFFFIDRLIFIFIYHRQLASVPLSERLATFYHAIPLDLSMTAYLAVIPLLSYIYWLLNGRKIVELKWIAVYNTVLIVIFSILAVVNFNIYREWGSKVNAKALGFAFSSPREAMASSASSPIGLSISLLILLIALGLFLQRYVVSRKLSFTQTPISLRAIACLFLIACNFLLIRGGLGKSPITQSMAYFSKDQVLNHAAVNTEWNLLSSLLASRMTKTNPYIYMDKQLAEQNTKALYTTAKDTTVSLLNTKRPNVVLIIIESFTADLTKTLGDEDGITPHFDTLMHKGVLFSQIYSPGSRTDKGLMAALAGFPTLAAGSIVKWPEKMQKIPAISQVLFKNGYHTSFFYGGESEFDNYKAFILSHDYQKLVDKNSFKGNEMKSPWGKYDELVFARQLADLNREQQPFFSTLLTLTNHEPYTLPGTPKFGNTDNVAKFKSTAYYTDSCINAYLTTAKKQTWYKNTLFIFVADHGHVLPKNRQDIAVPQRYHIPLLFYGEVIKNEFKGKRFDRIGSQTDIAATLLAQLNLPATTFTWSKNLLNPYTKPFAFFSWDNGMGFIDNQQCVTFDNVGKMILYNSNAADKAQTAKTLDHAKAYLQNVYRQFIEL, from the coding sequence ATGCTGAAAAGTTTGCTCTTCTTTCTGCGCTTCTTTTTGTTTTGGCTGTTGTTCTTCTTTATAGACCGCCTGATATTTATATTCATTTACCATAGGCAACTGGCATCGGTTCCATTATCAGAAAGGCTGGCTACTTTTTACCATGCCATTCCCTTAGATTTATCTATGACAGCTTATCTGGCTGTCATTCCACTTTTAAGCTATATTTACTGGCTGTTAAACGGCCGTAAAATTGTAGAGTTGAAATGGATAGCTGTTTACAACACCGTCCTCATTGTCATATTCAGCATTCTTGCGGTAGTTAATTTCAACATTTACCGCGAATGGGGCAGCAAGGTAAACGCAAAGGCACTTGGTTTTGCCTTTTCATCACCCCGGGAAGCCATGGCCTCCAGTGCTTCCTCACCCATTGGCCTTTCCATCTCATTACTCATCCTGTTAATTGCACTGGGTCTGTTTCTGCAACGCTATGTAGTATCCAGGAAACTCAGTTTTACTCAAACACCGATCTCGCTCAGGGCAATCGCTTGCCTTTTCTTAATTGCCTGTAATTTCCTGTTGATCAGAGGTGGTTTGGGTAAATCCCCTATTACGCAGAGTATGGCTTATTTTTCGAAAGACCAGGTGCTTAACCATGCGGCAGTAAATACAGAGTGGAACTTATTGTCGAGCCTGCTGGCTTCCAGAATGACGAAGACCAACCCATATATATATATGGACAAGCAACTGGCCGAACAAAATACCAAAGCACTATATACTACCGCAAAAGATACCACCGTTAGCCTACTCAACACCAAACGCCCCAATGTGGTGCTCATAATTATTGAAAGCTTTACAGCCGATCTGACCAAGACCCTTGGCGATGAAGACGGGATAACTCCGCATTTTGATACATTAATGCACAAGGGTGTGCTTTTCAGTCAGATCTACTCTCCAGGTAGCCGTACCGATAAAGGTCTGATGGCAGCACTGGCAGGCTTCCCTACACTTGCCGCAGGCAGTATTGTAAAATGGCCTGAAAAAATGCAGAAGATTCCCGCTATCTCGCAGGTGCTCTTTAAAAATGGTTACCATACCTCTTTCTTTTATGGTGGGGAGTCGGAATTCGACAATTACAAAGCCTTTATCCTGAGCCACGATTACCAAAAGCTGGTAGACAAGAACAGCTTCAAAGGCAATGAAATGAAATCGCCCTGGGGCAAGTACGATGAGCTGGTATTTGCAAGGCAGCTTGCCGATTTAAACCGTGAGCAGCAGCCCTTCTTTTCTACCCTGCTTACCCTTACCAATCATGAGCCATATACTTTACCGGGTACACCTAAATTTGGCAATACGGATAATGTAGCAAAGTTTAAAAGCACAGCTTATTATACCGATTCCTGCATCAATGCCTATTTGACAACGGCCAAAAAGCAGACCTGGTACAAAAACACCCTTTTTATATTTGTAGCCGACCATGGGCATGTATTGCCAAAAAACAGGCAGGACATTGCTGTACCGCAGCGTTATCACATTCCACTCCTGTTTTACGGAGAGGTAATCAAAAATGAATTTAAAGGTAAAAGGTTTGACCGGATAGGTAGCCAGACAGATATTGCAGCCACCTTACTGGCCCAGCTTAACCTGCCTGCAACTACGTTTACCTGGAGCAAAAACCTGTTAAACCCTTATACCAAACCATTTGCTTTTTTTAGCTGGGACAACGGAATGGGTTTTATTGATAACCAGCAATGTGTTACCTTTGATAATGTAGGCAAAATGATATTGTACAACAGCAATGCGGCCGATAAAGCACAAACAGCAAAAACCCTTGATCATGCAAAAGCATATCTCCAAAATGTATATCGTCAATTTATAGAACTTTAA
- a CDS encoding S9 family peptidase, translated as MNFRNIVFKLALALLIGFCSKTHAQNRPELKWTKDGNAYYQFTDGELVSISLAQNERKTIISRDLLYTSGQHTIGRIKDFFFSEDGSKVLIYTNSKKVWRYETRGDYFVADLKANTITQVGKDKPASSLMFAKFSPDGNKVAYVSKHNLYVDDLMAKSTKALTTDGTERLINGTFDWVYEEEFDCRDGFRWSPDGQSIAYWQIDATKIKNFLMIDNTDSIYPFTIPVEYPKVGEDPSSCKVGVVNIASAQTKWLNIPGDAIQNYIPRMGWIPGSNEVILQQLNREQNVSKLFVANAATGVAQNILTETDQAWIDAADENWEWVNENKEFIWMSEKDGWRHAYRISKDGKRQTLITKGDFDVIEKSLVDEKNNSLYYMASPGNATQKYLYKTKLSGGSKPEMVTPSILPGTHNYDISPNGIYARHTYTTASVPLITEWMKLTTLNPLTMDGSITNQLGRIRPPKNKVEFFKVTTEDGIELDGWMKKPDNFDQTKKYPVVFYVYGEPASQTVKDEFGTGINRLYAGDMPKDGYIYISVENRGAPAPKGREWRKSIYKNIGLLNIRDQAMAAKKILQWPFVDKDRVAVWGWSGGGSSTLNLMFQYPEIYKTGIAIAAVANQLTYDNIYQERYMGSPLKTKEAYIKGSPVTYAKNLQGNLLYIHGTGDDNVHYQNAEMLINELIRNKKVFQLMSYPNRTHSINEGENTSAHLALTYTEFLRRNCPPGGR; from the coding sequence ATGAATTTCAGAAACATCGTGTTTAAACTAGCGCTGGCCCTGTTAATTGGCTTTTGCAGTAAAACCCATGCACAAAATAGACCTGAACTTAAGTGGACTAAAGATGGGAATGCGTATTACCAGTTTACGGATGGGGAGCTGGTATCCATTTCACTGGCCCAGAATGAACGTAAAACCATTATAAGCCGCGATTTGCTTTATACCTCTGGCCAGCATACCATCGGCAGAATTAAAGATTTTTTCTTTTCTGAAGATGGCAGCAAAGTGCTCATTTACACCAATAGCAAAAAAGTTTGGCGGTATGAAACCCGTGGCGATTATTTTGTGGCCGATTTAAAAGCAAATACAATTACACAGGTTGGAAAAGATAAACCCGCATCATCACTCATGTTTGCAAAATTCTCGCCCGATGGCAATAAAGTTGCCTATGTTAGTAAACACAATCTGTATGTAGACGATCTGATGGCCAAAAGTACCAAAGCACTAACTACCGACGGAACAGAACGCCTGATCAATGGTACATTCGATTGGGTATATGAAGAAGAATTCGACTGCCGGGATGGTTTCAGGTGGAGTCCAGACGGACAATCTATCGCCTATTGGCAAATTGATGCCACAAAAATCAAAAACTTTCTGATGATAGACAATACAGATTCTATCTATCCTTTTACCATACCTGTAGAATATCCTAAAGTAGGTGAAGACCCGTCTTCCTGTAAGGTTGGTGTAGTAAATATTGCCTCAGCGCAAACCAAATGGCTCAATATTCCCGGTGATGCGATCCAAAACTACATCCCAAGAATGGGTTGGATACCTGGTTCCAACGAAGTCATTTTACAGCAGCTAAACAGGGAGCAAAATGTAAGCAAGCTATTTGTAGCCAATGCGGCTACAGGTGTAGCCCAGAACATCCTTACCGAAACAGATCAGGCCTGGATAGATGCGGCCGATGAAAACTGGGAATGGGTGAATGAAAACAAGGAGTTCATCTGGATGAGCGAAAAAGACGGGTGGCGCCACGCCTACCGCATCAGTAAAGACGGGAAAAGGCAGACCCTGATCACCAAAGGCGATTTCGATGTTATTGAAAAATCATTGGTTGACGAGAAAAACAACTCCCTTTATTATATGGCATCTCCGGGTAATGCCACACAAAAATACCTGTACAAAACAAAATTAAGCGGTGGGTCAAAGCCGGAAATGGTCACCCCTTCTATCCTGCCGGGCACCCATAATTACGACATCTCTCCAAATGGCATTTATGCCCGTCATACCTATACCACTGCCTCTGTGCCCTTAATTACCGAATGGATGAAGCTGACTACCTTAAATCCACTAACCATGGATGGCAGTATCACCAATCAGTTAGGCCGAATAAGACCACCTAAAAATAAGGTAGAATTTTTTAAGGTAACTACCGAAGATGGGATAGAACTGGATGGCTGGATGAAAAAACCTGATAATTTTGATCAGACCAAAAAATATCCTGTTGTATTTTATGTATATGGCGAACCGGCCTCACAAACAGTTAAAGATGAGTTTGGTACAGGCATTAACCGGCTATATGCAGGTGATATGCCAAAAGACGGCTATATCTATATCTCCGTAGAAAACAGGGGTGCACCAGCACCCAAAGGACGTGAATGGCGTAAAAGCATTTACAAAAACATTGGTTTGCTGAACATCCGTGATCAGGCAATGGCTGCTAAAAAGATTTTACAATGGCCATTTGTTGATAAAGACCGCGTGGCCGTTTGGGGCTGGAGCGGTGGTGGTTCATCTACCCTAAACCTGATGTTCCAATATCCTGAAATTTATAAAACAGGCATAGCTATTGCCGCAGTGGCCAACCAGCTCACTTACGATAACATTTATCAGGAACGTTATATGGGTTCTCCTTTAAAAACAAAAGAGGCATACATTAAAGGTTCACCGGTTACTTATGCCAAAAACCTTCAGGGAAACCTGCTGTACATCCATGGTACAGGTGATGACAATGTCCACTATCAGAATGCAGAAATGCTGATCAATGAACTGATCAGAAACAAAAAAGTGTTTCAACTGATGTCGTACCCCAACCGCACACACAGCATTAACGAGGGCGAAAACACCTCAGCGCACCTTGCATTAACCTATACAGAGTTTTTAAGGCGTAACTGTCCTCCCGGAGGGAGATAA